A single window of Nicotiana sylvestris chromosome 3, ASM39365v2, whole genome shotgun sequence DNA harbors:
- the LOC104246171 gene encoding uncharacterized protein: MKGHNPIEVAKTVLEVADVAWSAVEHCHHHTHNHSETTPYDVSEQDDELKSLRSENERLKRLLQQNLVLLQSMSQSPLLLQDCPPDLHDRLLAAVESGSFLKQLESLNRNSVDGNGCQFPFKEPTGSDMETAELLVNMSLEEPSWWVWVTEEMVPSNFEERSGIDNENYVIVSEEYVVDAVANFMARCIVSNSKAQKMSPEELQKTLTKALEGTGKVEKMFNIWHAAQTFYVLSTWGLALVGLYKSRSVVRLAAKGVHKTSKMVLRAL; the protein is encoded by the exons ATGAAGGGACACAATCCGATTGAGGTGGCGAAGACGGTATTGGAGGTGGCCGACGTGGCATGGTCAGCGGTGGAACACTGTCACCACCATACCCATAATCACTCCGAAACGACGCCGTATGATGTGTCTGAACAAGATGATGAATTGAAATCGTTGAGGTCTGAAAACGAGCGGCTGAAACGGTTGCTTCAACAAAATCTTGTGCTTCTTCAGAGCATGTCACAATCTCCTTTATTACTTCAAGATTGTCCCCCTGAT CTTCATGATCGTCTGTTAGCTGCTGTCGAGTCCGGAAGCTTTTTGAAACAGCTGGAATCACTCAATCGAAATTCCGTTGATGGGAATGgctgtcaatttcctttcaagGAGCCTACTG GTTCTGACATGGAGACGGCAGAACTTCTGGTAAACATGAGCCTTGAAGAACCAAGTTGGTGGGTTTGGGTGACTGAGGAAATGGTCCCCAGCAATTTTGAAGAAAGAAGTGGAATAGATAATGAGAATTACGTGATTGTTAGTGAGGAATATGTTGTAGATGCAGTTGCCAACTTTATGGCTAGATGCATAGTATCCAATTCGAAGGCTCAG AAGATGTCTCCTGAAGAACTGCAAAAGA CCTTGACAAAAGCATTAGAAGGCACAGGTAAAGTAGAAAAAATGTTCAACATTTGGCATGCAGCACAAACGTTCTACGTCCTTTCCACCTGGGGACTTGCTCTAGTGGG GTTGTACAAGAGCCGATCTGTTGTCAGACTTGCTGCCAAAGGGGTTCACAAGACGAGCAAAATGGTTCTAAGGGCTCTTTGA